gaaactaggCTGATTCTCTCCGGCACCATTTTGGCCAGAGGCAGAGTCCATAGAAAGGATTAGAATGATCGTGAAAATGGCTGTTATTGATATTAAGAGGGGTAATAGTTGTGATGTCAGTAGGGATGTAAGATTGCATTATTTCCATGTGTTGGCTGCTTGGGAGATAGAACGGGAGGGAATCATGTCCAGCAGGTACTCTCGCTGACGCTCGACAGCAGAGGTGGTCTTATGGGCAGACAAGCTGGGGTTCACGTAGGCCATAGTCACACctgtcaggagacagacaggtcagtggTCAACGCGCTGGACATTGAATggtttcacacacagacacacacacacacacacacacacacacgtggcaGAGTCCAGTGTTTCATTGGGAGCGATGAGGGAGAGTGGAGAGGCACCAACAGtactacacttatttttattgctgttaactggtttttttggacattttattgtattcacTGTAAAAATTTGACTTCTTCTATTATTTGAACTGTTAAAAGCCCTCCTAGGGACAGGTGTTGCAAATTAGCCATGGCTacaaacactgtgatacaggcatcggattgttatttctgtaataatctatgttttttgtatctgtccctatttaaataaactacaaataaaaaaataaaaaaaagaacggATGGGggagtttttttctctctctctgtcatcaTTATCTGGGCCAATGTAAAGCTAACACTCATTAGAACTGTGGAGGAAGTAAGAAATTGATGAGAGGGCAGCTTGATCagagtgtgtacatgtatgcTCATTCtccattacaacacacacacacacacacacacacacacacacacacacacacacacacacacacacacacacacacacacacacacacgtgtgtgaaTTATCTGCTGAGGTTGTTTTTGAggatacataaaaaatacaatgaCAACCAACGCAGTCATTCTAAAATGAAAAGGCCTAGCCTGAGAAGATGGGAGGAAAGAGAGTGACAGTGCCAGAGGACTGAGTCTACAAGAAATCAAAAGAGGAGCAGAAAGCGAGAACGGGTGAGGAGCGTTCTCGGTCTAATCTCGCGTCACGTTTTATCTACCTGTGTTGCCGCCGCTCTGCTTCCTCCAGGCAGACACGTTGCCCTGGTTACTGCTGCCGGCGCTGACCTTTGCCCCATGCTGCAGCGGGCGCGCTGCAGCATGCTTACCTGCCCTGTTGCCCAGCGCCGCCGCCGCCATCGCGCTCTGCAGCTGAGAGGAGGAGGTGAATGAGTGGGTCACGCCACGAGAGCTCATCGACTGGATGCCGTGGGACAGGTGACCctgtacagagagagagggatgggagACGTGCTGCGGGTCAGTAAAGCTTTTCATTACCATGCAGTTGTTTTTGGCTGCTGATCGAGGAACAAATGCTTTcaaacttaaaaaagaaaaaaaagaaaaagaaatataacATCACGGTCCATCATAGAGCTCATATGTCCTCATAGGTCCAtcatcgtgatatgagactagatatcgtcttagatttttgATATCATCctattgtaatatggcataagtggtgtcttttttcctggttttataggctacattacagtaaagtgatgtcatcttctgaacttaccagactgttgtaactgttctattatttgcctttacccacttagtcattatatctacattactgatgattatttatcaaaaatctcatggtgtaaatattttgtgaaaacaccaatagtcaacactacaatattgttgcggtatcgatatatttggtcaaaaatattgtgatatttgattttctccatatcgcccagccctagttacatCCCCGACACAATCGAAGGCCATCCTAACCTGCTTAATGGAGTGGTGGGCAGACACAGATCGGTGCTGCATCGCAGCCCTGACATGCTTGTACTGCTGGGACACCAGCACCTCACTCTTGGACATTGAAGGAGAGGAGGTGGTTTTAGAGACCGAGGAAGAGGAAGTCGCCTGCTGGAGGATACGCTGCTCAATCTCCTGCTCCTGTTGGAGTGCCTTAACAAAGGCTGCCTTCAGCCGACTGGTGTGCTCAGCCTTCAGGGCCTTCTTCTGATTGGACGACATGCATTGGTCACAGAGGATGGTCCCAACCTTCTCCTTTCTCCAGCGGGAGGTGAAGTCGGTCTTACACTGGGCGCAGGTGTATGGCTCTTTGGGAATGGAGCTGGCAATGGCAGCAGCTGGGCCCAGATTACCTATGTGGGAAAACCGAGAGCTTCTTTACACCAGATGGAAACGTGTATATTCTACTATTCAATCTACCGCTGCACTGCAACATCCCCGAACTAGCTTACAAAGTGGAACGATCTACCCACCTCTGCCGTGCATCTCCAGAAGTTTTTGCACCACCTCCTCCAGCCCCAACAAGTAGATGAACTCATTATTGGCCGCTGATGGCAGGAAGTTGAACTCGGGGGCCGGCGGTTTAGGCGGAGGGATCTCCAGCAGCGTCTTCTCCAGCTGCTTGCGTAGTGCCAGCTTGGCAGCCGCCTGTCGGCTGGCTGGGGAGTCATTGATGCTAGAGTTGGGTGACACTGAAGAGCCTTTTAGGCTGGTGGGAGAGGCCTGGACACAAACGCAACAGAAACCAACTTCAGCGACGACACATGAGGAAGTCACTATTACGGCTGACCATATAGCTATGCAGCGTAGCAATGGGAGAGAGTAGCTATGAAAAGGAACATTTACTATTGCTTTCTATATAAATCTTTCTCCAGATGAGTGTGCAGTGTTTGCTTGCATATTGTATCCTCACCTGAGGGATGTTGACCATGACATTACTGTTGGCCACATTAGCCACCCGAATGAGTCCCTGCTGAATGATCCTCTGGCCCTGGACCTGGACATTGGGCACAGAAGCCCTGGGAGCCAGCAAGAGCGGAGGGGGGCCTGAACCGCTgtgctgatgctgatgctggCGTAGACTGGCTATCTGCTGGGGAGTCACTGCGATAGGCTGatggcagcacacacacacagacacagacacacagacacagaagcaGCCGCCGTGGGTGCATGAAGAGAGCAAGCAAAGGAGAAGACAAAGTAAGAAATTAACAAAGAGCTCTTCAAATCTAAACTACACATGGGAGTACACTGGAAATGTGGGCCAGCGTGAGGGCTGTCATCTGAACGGTTTCGAGATCCATCACACTAACCTGGGCCCCTCTGACCAGGGGTGGCATGACAATCTGAGAGTTGTGTTTGGACGGCATGTGTTGCCCACCCCGCACCAAAGGAGGAGGGATCACAGTGCCTGAGCTTCGACCTGTCACCTGTAAACACAACAATGCAAATACTCCGTAAATAACGTAACGATTTGCATTCCTTTTGACTTTGTGTGATTTGTGGTTTTGATGTGTAAGCCTCTGAATGAACAACTCCGCTGCCCTGCACTTGTGTTGCTCCGTATTCCAGTTTGTATAAAAGGTACAATGTAAAATTGAATCATACATCAATCCAGGCTCTACGATAGTTGCGACAGCAGGCTCTTAACAAAATACACTAAGTACCTGGAGGGGTCCTTTGCTTGATGTGACGCTACCTCtcaccagaggaggaggagtggctACAGAGCCAGTCGcctaaaacaaaatgaacaggGTACAGTATTAGTCCATAGAGTTGTATGTTCTTGAAGGAATGAATAAGCAGAAATGTTTAAAAGTCTTCATTAATGGTGTCAGTGGGAAAACAGAACCGTCTGTTTTATTTACAGCAGTTGCGTTGTTCATAAAACCTGAAAAAGACGGAACAGTTCGCCCTGATGCATCCGTCAGCTCCAACAAAACGTAAATGACAATCAACACTCCTCCTCGGGGGTTTTACCTTCTGCACGGTGCTCTCCTTCTGAATCTGGCTCTGTCGTAGTTTCTTAAGCAGCACCAGCTTGGCCTCCTGGAGTCTCAGTTCCTCCTTCAGCTGTTTGATGATGCGCTCCCTCTCCTCAGGAGAACTCTTCTTtagacaccaaaaaaaaaaaaggagacttAGCAGCCATAAATGTACAATTTGAAGCTACATCAGTAGTGACTTGAAAAACGTTTGGTCTTTTCAACAGCTAGAATGAAGACTTTTAAGCCAGTGGACACTACAAGACTGTTataggggtgggggtgggggggtgggggtgcgacgattttttaaatggattaaTTTCCTTAAAatccatattttttattttatcttttaccaatgattcattCATAGTTTCTGTTTATATACGGTACCGCcgacggcgactacatcatatacGTTACCAGCAAAACAGACTGGAAgcagaatgcagaaaatacacgttatgtacttctttacatattaaataaatgtcatgattagtttttagaaatgtctcatgatattattgtctctagaagtgtattattcaacttttgtgtttttgttaaagaaggaaaagaaaatcgcaattcTCAACACTATGGAATCGCAATACTTCTGGAATCGCGATCAATGAAAATCACAATACAAAatcgaatcggcacccatgtatcgtggaagaatcgaatcgggacaaaaaACATATGGTCCCAGCCCTAGTGTGCGTAAAGTTTGAATGTTGTTTTCCTACCATTAGTTTATCCGTGTCAGTCTGCGTGAAGCAGTGACCATTCATGAGAGGGCTGGCTGGCTCGTTGTCCGACAACACAATCACATCGTCTGGCGATGGTGGCTGCCGCTCATTCTTAATGTCACTGAGGGAAAGGAAACgggaaaagacagaaaagtaTGTTAATGAGAAGGGGTTTTCGTCATTCAAATCAAGATTCAACGCTGTATTCCATTTCAGTCCATACTACTGCAGTTGCCATAAACTGCAACTAGCGTGTAGTTTGGTCTTAAATCCAGTAGATGGCAGTATATAATTATGATGTCATTATCCCTCTTGTAGTGCAAATGTGTACTGGGACATACAAGAAGACAAGAACCAAGAGATCAATAATGGTGTAATGGCGGCTGGGGAAGATCGCTACAACCCATTATCTCCAGCGAAAGGTAACATCAACGAAGAGACCTCGTGCTCTCTGAATTCCAACAGACGCAGCAAAGTCGGTCACAGACATCATGCAAACACAGGGCTAATGAactgcatttttgtttgttttacagcAGGAAAAGGCTTAAAGCCTTTGATAAcatttttaatggcttttcctGAGGTCGAGGGAGAACAAAGGCGACTAGTGGTGAGCTACATATGCATCAATCTGGAAAGGGGTGGAGATTAGAAGTAAAGGGTGGCTGCAATTTTACGCATGGACCGTGGCGGAAGAATAAATCTGCCTCCACCATCACAGTGGGGATCTTGTCAGGTCCAGTGGGTTGGTGCATAAGGAGATAGAAGTCTGAGTGGTAATGAGAactggtggaggaggaggcaaGGTAGCAAGGGGGATATTTGACAGTACGCGAGAGGTATAGGTTCGGGTCATAATGTGAAGTTATGCAGGCAAACATGCAAGTTTAAAATTGTTCAGACGCTGTCGAGCGTGAGGCTTCAGGGCGTCAAGCTTAGGCCCAGTTTACCACCCAGACAGGGCCTCACCCCTCCCCTGCCTCCGTGGTGAGGCCTGTGGCCTAGCCAAATCGGCACAGCCTGGGCCTCCGCTCTATCCTCCCTCCCAGCTGCCGACACTAGAGTCACAAACTGAGCAGAGCGGAGGTCCGCTGGAGACACTGGAGAGGGTGACAGTGAGGGGGAGGGGAATACATGGCCAGGAGCCAACCTATTGTGTACACtctccctcactcactcactcagtcaCTCAGTCACTACTTCacacacccctccccccccttccTGACTTGCTTGTTCATCCTTTTATACTCCAACTCACTGACTCAGTTCTTCACACTTTCGCTTCCTTTTGCACGCTCCTCTCTTCAGACACGTTTCTCTGCCATCCTCTCCGTCCTCACAACAGCTGTCTAACAGCTCCCCTCAACAGAGATTGCACGCACGGTACAACAAGGTCAACTATATGAGGATTTCAGCAGACTAAGAAACCACAACAAACTTGTACTGTCATACTGCTACTTTGCCCAGTTGCTAAGAACACAAATAAACCTTGTTCATACTGTACATTGCCACTTCCTGGAAAGTACGTCCTTAATACGAGTCATTCACTTTCAGCCCTGTTGACATTCCTTGATATAAATGATGATAAGCAACGTCAGACACAAGTAGCATCAGAGAGCAATGAAAATCATCAACAGcatctttcacaaacaaaaaCCTAATTGCGACGCAGCGCCTTCTCTGACAAACAATGGACTAGCTTGTGATGGTTGCTACTACTCTATTGAGAACAGCTTACACAAGCATCACAACACACAGCAGCTTGGTTATGTAAGGTCCAGTATTTCTGCATGCCTCGGCCTCCCCAATCATGGCTTCACAATGACCCCGCTATAGGATTGCTGAATCAGTCGTTATTAGGTGCAGTGGGATTCGCTGTTTAAAATGCAACGTGGAGCTGCAAAGATCagtcgattaattgattagttaaTATAGTTAACAACTATTTTtgatcggtttgagtcattttttgagaaagaaaaaagtttaaatcctgattccagcttcttaaaatgttaatattttctggtttcttcactcctatatgacagtaaactgaaagtctttgagttgtggacaaaacaagacatcttGGCCTTTGGGACACACTGATCAACACGTTTCACCATTTTCGGTCATGTTATAGACcgaacaactaatcgattaaatcgtgaaaataatcaacagattaatcaataatgacaataacagttcgttgcagccctaatgcAATGCAACACTAAGTGCAATTTTAAGCTACATGGCATACTCTTTACACAAATGAAATAGCTGGGCTATATATAAATAGGCCTGGAAAAGATCTGTTCAAATATTGACATATTGTTACAAAGCATGCTTTAAGAAGGGAGTAATGCTTCTTCTCCGTGACACTTTTTATACCTGAACTTTTTATACCTGAAGAAATGTTTAGTTCAGTTACTGTATTATTTTTCAGCATGTATGCAATTTGGCTTGAATCACACTTTATTGATAGTTTTACAAAGTTAGCCTACACGGACCGAGTCTTCTGCAAACAATTAGGCTGGAAGTGAGGAAGCACGCCGACACATGCTGCAGCTGAGGGTTAAAGCGGGGCCAAAGGTGACAGCACAAGCAGGGCCAACACACTTTGAGCTGAATCTGTTCCACCTTAACGGCCATCACATCACTGTATGTATCCCGTCTCCCTACCAAACACGTCACATGACATCAGGCATTTCTTGGTGTGGTCATGTGACACACCCACCACCCCTGCTAGGCCCCTCCTTCCTCCAATGGCTCCTTACAAATGTAGAAACCATGGCAACGGCCAGTTGGAACCAGTTTGTGACACGTAGCCTTCATTTTGTGTGAAGTGTGAGGCATAGTTCAGGTGCTGCTGTGGGAGAAAATGGAGCTCAGGACTCGGGAGCCTAAAACTTTTTCAAAATGGGGGCAGGCTGCCGACAACCACACAGCGACTTCCTGTGAGGCTCCTGTCAGACCACTCGCTAGTGCAAAGTTAAAAGAGAGAAACCCGAAACTCCAGTAGACACATCTCTAAGCACAACCACGCACTGTGCATGCAAGCAATGAAGTCCACGGCCTGCAGAACATAAATAATCCTAAggaagctttcaaacaaacctGTACGCGAAAAATGCAGACAAATATTTTGTCAGCTTGTGTGAAGTACTGCTCGCCGTTCACATCCCCACCCTTTACTTCATCGGACGGTCCAACATCAGTTATGTTAAGCACAACCAAATACAGCAGCAAACTATCCTTTGCATCTTATACCTCACAGATGTTAACTAGTTAGTAAGGACATTATGGCGCATTTTGTCTGGCTGGAAATACTTACAAAGGGTCTATTGTGGACAAAGTTGGCTGACTATGCAGTACTGAGGCCCAGTGTACAGGAATAGATGTAACTGTTTAAGGTAAagtgtttcctttcctttctgtGTTGTTCACAGACTAATGATTTTGACAGGATCACGCAAACTAAACAATTATGTTCCTTATGACTAACAAGTGCTCAGCCCCTGTGCAATAACACTGTGAAGCACTGCTAATAttgctttaacaaaaacaacggTGACTCAATCAAACCCTGTGATCTTTTCCCCCCTCGTCTCACCTTTTGGATGTGCTCATATCAACGGGCTCGTCTCCGGTCTGCACCTCCACCTTGATAGTGGCCTTCACTTCCCCAGCTTTTAGGATGCTGGCTGCTACCTTTGCGGCCTGCTCGCTCTTCAGCTTGACGCCGTCCGCTCCAGATCCCACCAGGGCAAGGGGAGCCCCCGCGGCGTCACCTTTCTCCAGCTTAACTCGTTTATTGTCCACGTCCTCCAGGGGCTCCGCAGGAGCGGCATGGTCCTTCTCCAGAGCCCGCTTTTGGCTGCGCGTTTGACGCACTGCCTCCTCTGACATGGCTGCTCTCACCctggagagagacagtgagagagagagagaagacggaAATGGTTACAAATAGTgttaacacatttacaaaacagaaaggaaaaaaaaaaaaactgttacaaAAAAGCAAAATAGTTCAACTTGTAGCTATGCATGGATTCAAATTAGACAGGTAAAGGTACAGGTTTAGACGTAGACCGATACTAGATATAGTAGACGTCTTACTTAGATGAGCCAAAAGTGCTGGTTTCATCAGAGCAACTCTCAAACTGAatattatggcgtttttccattacatggtacatGCGCCACTcgcctctactcgccttttttagTTTTcaattacgaaaaaaagtacctggtactagctaacaggtactttttttttttaacgataacctccgtcgaggttccaagcgagctgaggggATACCAAAAGgggacgtgaaaacctgcagactactgattggtcggagagaatcgtcactaatcgctgcgtcatcattgctagcgacggacgggggtgtcctgaacaaacccgtcATTTTTAAAATAGCGGTGGGTTTTTtgttgctgcctccagcttcttttgaaactaaattTTTCTTGCCgagggtaaaaaacaaaaacaacacacaccttcgacgttctgtgtgtgtgtcgcgttaggtcacggcagtttcctgcggcgccGCTGCGACGACCAGCCAAGCTCGCCTcaggcatgaggcggtactaaatctgcaatggaaaatggaggacggggcaccgcggtcGAGCCGAGTCAAGTAGagcagagctggtactagcagtgggtaagtgCCATTAGTTCTCTCTGCTTTACACTGTGCAGGTTCCTACGAGTTTGAGTCCTATCCACTTGTTGAACTGCCTCTCGCCTTTTGCCAACAAAGTATGTTACCATAAGCATCACATAGTGATACTTGATTGTTCTGCTCTTGCAAAATTCGGGAGGGAAGTAAATGAGATACAGTTTTAACCTCCACCCTACTGAgttcattttaagaaaaacagGCAATCATCTTCCATGGTCAGTAGTAGTATTTAAATGGCAGTAGAGGATGCCATTTAATAGGTTTAAATGGCATACTTAAAACAAAACTCTCAATTAATTCCTGTTATATGTAAACAGCAGCGTCTTCTCATTTCAAGAACTTTTAATTACCTTTTATTCCACCCATTGTGCGAGCAATATGATGAGGTAGAAGCAGTGCCACCagtacaaaatgaaaataaagatgTGTCCGAAATGTGTTAGTTTCATGGAGATATCCACTACACCTCACAAATCAAACCTGGATAGTGAGTCCATCTACTTGAATGTAACCCTAGGTTTTTATGAGAAATAATCCTCTTTAAAAACCTGATCATACACTTTGATGTACatgaacatttacaatgtttGATTTAGCTGATATTTCCAGCTGTATTAAAAAAGGGACAATCCTAACCGTGAAAGCACAGCGAATAGCCGCGCAGC
The Perca fluviatilis chromosome 9, GENO_Pfluv_1.0, whole genome shotgun sequence genome window above contains:
- the gatad2ab gene encoding GATA zinc finger domain containing 2Ab isoform X2; the encoded protein is MSEEAVRQTRSQKRALEKDHAAPAEPLEDVDNKRVKLEKGDAAGAPLALVGSGADGVKLKSEQAAKVAASILKAGEVKATIKVEVQTGDEPVDMSTSKSDIKNERQPPSPDDVIVLSDNEPASPLMNGHCFTQTDTDKLMSSPEERERIIKQLKEELRLQEAKLVLLKKLRQSQIQKESTVQKATGSVATPPPLVRGSVTSSKGPLQVTGRSSGTVIPPPLVRGGQHMPSKHNSQIVMPPLVRGAQPIAVTPQQIASLRQHQHQHSGSGPPPLLLAPRASVPNVQVQGQRIIQQGLIRVANVANSNVMVNIPQASPTSLKGSSVSPNSSINDSPASRQAAAKLALRKQLEKTLLEIPPPKPPAPEFNFLPSAANNEFIYLLGLEEVVQKLLEMHGRGNLGPAAAIASSIPKEPYTCAQCKTDFTSRWRKEKVGTILCDQCMSSNQKKALKAEHTSRLKAAFVKALQQEQEIEQRILQQATSSSSVSKTTSSPSMSKSEVLVSQQYKHVRAAMQHRSVSAHHSIKQGHLSHGIQSMSSRGVTHSFTSSSQLQSAMAAAALGNRAGKHAAARPLQHGAKVSAGSSNQGNVSAWRKQSGGNTGVTMAYVNPSLSAHKTTSAVERQREYLLDMIPSRSISQAANTWK
- the gatad2ab gene encoding GATA zinc finger domain containing 2Ab isoform X1 yields the protein MSEEAVRQTRSQKRALEKDHAAPAEPLEDVDNKRVKLEKGDAAGAPLALVGSGADGVKLKSEQAAKVAASILKAGEVKATIKVEVQTGDEPVDMSTSKSDIKNERQPPSPDDVIVLSDNEPASPLMNGHCFTQTDTDKLMKSSPEERERIIKQLKEELRLQEAKLVLLKKLRQSQIQKESTVQKATGSVATPPPLVRGSVTSSKGPLQVTGRSSGTVIPPPLVRGGQHMPSKHNSQIVMPPLVRGAQPIAVTPQQIASLRQHQHQHSGSGPPPLLLAPRASVPNVQVQGQRIIQQGLIRVANVANSNVMVNIPQASPTSLKGSSVSPNSSINDSPASRQAAAKLALRKQLEKTLLEIPPPKPPAPEFNFLPSAANNEFIYLLGLEEVVQKLLEMHGRGNLGPAAAIASSIPKEPYTCAQCKTDFTSRWRKEKVGTILCDQCMSSNQKKALKAEHTSRLKAAFVKALQQEQEIEQRILQQATSSSSVSKTTSSPSMSKSEVLVSQQYKHVRAAMQHRSVSAHHSIKQGHLSHGIQSMSSRGVTHSFTSSSQLQSAMAAAALGNRAGKHAAARPLQHGAKVSAGSSNQGNVSAWRKQSGGNTGVTMAYVNPSLSAHKTTSAVERQREYLLDMIPSRSISQAANTWK